A genomic stretch from Meriones unguiculatus strain TT.TT164.6M chromosome 15, Bangor_MerUng_6.1, whole genome shotgun sequence includes:
- the Zscan21 gene encoding zinc finger and SCAN domain-containing protein 21, protein MTKVVGMATVLGPRPPQEPMGPSAIKVEEDEEKDKCRPSLELSRQRFRQFGYHDTPGPREALSQLRVLCCEWLQPEIHTKEQILELLVLEQFLTILPRELQAWVQQQCPESAEEAVALLEDLEQELDEPGLQVSSPTEQEQAWEKTPTSGSAVESLSSAQAQPVDASPKYEFWGPLYIQETGEEKVFTHNARKRQGFKSNPQKEDSADEQRNSEEEAHADGLKEDVIPVISANKYGPRSERQWASNLGRERGAKASLDAPGFRKGAEPASAKPAPGEKRYICAECGKAFSNSSNLTKHRRTHTGEKPYVCTKCGKAFSHSSNLTLHYRTHLVDRPYDCKCGKAFGQSSDLLKHQRMHTEEAPYQCKDCGKAFSGKGSLIRHYRIHTGEKPYQCNECGKSFSQHAGLSSHQRLHTGEKPYKCKECGKAFNHSSNFNKHHRIHTGEKPYWCNQCGKSFCSKSNLSKHQKVHTGEGEVL, encoded by the exons ATGACCAAGGTGGTAGGCATGGCCACAGTTCTGGGCCCCAGGCCACCTCAGGAGCCGATGGGACCTTCTGCCATTAAAGTtgaagaggatgaagagaaagacaaGTGTCGCCCTAGCCTTGAGCTATCCCGTCAGCGCTTCCGGCAGTTTGGATACCATGACACTCCTGGGCCCCGAGAGGCACTGAGCCAGCTGCGGGTGCTCTGCTGTGAGTGGCTGCAGCCGGAGATCCACACCAAGGAGCAGATTCTAGAGCTGCTGGTTCTGGAGCAGTTCCTGACCATCCTGCCCCGAGAGCTGCAGGCCTGGGTGCAGCAGCAGTGCCCCGAGAGCGCAGAGGAAGCCGTGGCTCTCCTGGAAGACCTGGAGCAAGAACTGGACGAGCCAGGACTGCAG GTCTCATCTCCTACTGAGCAGGAGCAGGCTTGGGAGAAAACGCCAACTTCGGGAAGTGCGGTGGAGTCCTTGAGCAGTGCCCAGGCCCAGCCTGTGGATGCCAGCCCCAAGTATGAGTTTTGGGGGCCCCTGTACATCCAAGAGACTGGTGAGGAGAAGGTTTTCACTCACAATGCAAGAAAGCGCCAAG GGTTTAAATCGAATCCCCAGAAGGAGGACTCGGCAGATGAGCAGAGGAATTCTGAAGAAGAAGCTCACGCAGACGGACTCAAAGAGGATGTCATCCCCGTGATATCTGCCAATAAGTACGGGCCGAGGTCAGAGAGGCAGTGGGCCAGCAATCTGGGACGGGAGAGGGGAGCAAAAGCCTCTCTTGATGCCCCAGGTTTCAGGAAAGGGGCAGAACCAGCGTCTGCTAAGCCTGCCCCAGGGGAGAAgcgctacatatgtgcagagtgTGGGAAGGCGTTTAGCAATAGCTCAAACCTCActaaacaccggagaacacacaCTGGGGAGAAGCCCTATGTGTGCACAAAGTGTGGGAAGGCTTTCAGCCACAGCTCCAACCTTACCCTTCATTACCGGACACACCTGGTGGACCGGCCCTATGACTGcaagtgtgggaaagccttcggGCAGAGCTCAGACCTCCTCAAACATCAAAGGATGCACACCGAGGAGGCGCCCTACCAGTGTAAAgactgtgggaaagccttcagtgGGAAGGGCAGCCTCATCCGACACTACCGCATCCACACAGGGGAGAAGCCCTATCAGTGCAACGAGTGTGGCAAGAGTTTTAGTCAGCACGCAGGTCTCAGTTCCCATCAGCGCCTGCACACAGGGGAGAAGCCCTATAAGTGTAAGGAGTGTGGCAAGGCCTTCAACCACAGCTCAAATTTTAACAAGCATCACAGAATCCATACTGGTGAAAAGCCCTATTGGTGTAACCAGTGTGGAAAATCCTTCTGTAGCAAGTCAAATCTTTCCAAACATCAGAAGGTCCACACTGGAGAGGGAGAGGTTCTGTAG